In one Spirosoma rigui genomic region, the following are encoded:
- a CDS encoding DUF4249 domain-containing protein — MIRLRSFLPLLLFPLLVLSCVTEFQPDTVSLTPALVVEGQITDQPGPYTVRLTRTADYSYKAINLLETGATVSIEDDQGNRETLREQAPGGVYQTRVGGIQGVAGRTYKLVIQTKSGIRYESQPEMITAAPPILKLYTEYRNELVPGTSNRKQGWDLYLDTKDPETTGNFYRWEWTHYEAISVCQKKQVGSGGYTGIYCCTECWDITRCYDCITVASDAEINGQAISGQLIMRAPYTSNAPYYVEVEQQSLSRGAYNFWKSVRQLVSNTGGLFDAAPQSVQGNIRCITDPNVTTYGYFGATGVSRMPFYVDRSKGLGIPDLDYPVNVPYPTNPACVACENSLYRTPNKPRWWVY; from the coding sequence ATGATCCGGCTCCGTTCGTTTCTCCCGCTCTTGCTGTTTCCCTTGCTGGTTCTCTCATGCGTGACCGAATTTCAGCCCGACACGGTCAGTCTGACGCCCGCTCTGGTGGTTGAAGGGCAGATCACCGACCAGCCCGGTCCCTACACGGTCCGGCTCACGCGCACTGCCGACTACAGCTATAAAGCCATCAACCTGCTGGAAACGGGCGCTACGGTCAGCATTGAAGACGACCAGGGGAATCGCGAAACCTTACGGGAGCAAGCCCCCGGCGGGGTTTACCAAACCCGCGTGGGCGGTATTCAGGGGGTAGCGGGCCGGACTTACAAGCTGGTTATTCAAACCAAAAGCGGCATTCGGTATGAATCGCAGCCAGAAATGATTACGGCGGCCCCGCCTATCCTTAAGCTCTATACCGAGTATCGCAACGAACTCGTTCCGGGTACGTCGAACCGGAAACAGGGATGGGATCTGTACCTGGACACGAAAGATCCCGAAACTACGGGGAATTTCTACCGCTGGGAATGGACGCACTACGAAGCCATCTCCGTTTGCCAGAAAAAGCAGGTTGGGTCGGGCGGGTATACCGGCATTTACTGTTGCACCGAATGCTGGGACATTACCCGTTGTTACGATTGCATTACGGTGGCCTCCGACGCCGAAATTAATGGGCAGGCCATTAGCGGTCAGTTGATCATGCGGGCTCCCTACACGTCCAACGCACCGTATTACGTGGAAGTGGAGCAGCAGTCGCTGAGCCGGGGTGCTTACAATTTCTGGAAAAGTGTTCGACAACTGGTTTCAAACACAGGTGGTCTGTTCGATGCGGCCCCGCAGAGCGTGCAGGGTAACATCCGCTGCATTACTGATCCCAACGTAACGACCTACGGCTATTTTGGCGCTACGGGCGTGTCGCGTATGCCCTTCTACGTTGACCGGAGCAAGGGCCTGGGTATTCCCGATCTCGACTATCCCGTGAACGTGCCTTACCCAACAAACCCGGCTTGCGTGGCCTGTGAAAACAGCCTCTACCGGACGCCCAATAAACCACGCTGGTGGGTGTATTGA